A window of the Myripristis murdjan chromosome 15, fMyrMur1.1, whole genome shotgun sequence genome harbors these coding sequences:
- the morn4 gene encoding MORN repeat-containing protein 4, translating to MTLTRGSFTYASGEEYHGEWKEGRRHGVGQLKFQDGTCYTGQFENGLFHGSGVLLFTDGSRYEGEFAQGKFQGTGVFNRYDGMKFEGEFKGGRVEGYGLLTFPDGAHGVPRNEGLFENHKLQKREKCPGVVQRAQASATNARSLAL from the exons ATGACTCTGACCAGAGGATCTTTCACGTATGCCAGTGGGGAAGAATACCATGGCGAGTGGAAAGAAG GTCGGAGGCACGGTGTTGGCCAGCTCAAGTTCCAAGATGGAACCTGCTATACAGGCCAGTTCGAAAACGGACTCTTCCATGGTTCAGGTGTACTACTGTTTACAGATGGATCaag gTACGAAGGGGAATTTGCACAGGGCAAGTTCCAAGGGACTGGAGTCTTCAATCGATATGATGGCATGAAGTTTGAAGGAGAATTCAAAGGTGGACGTGTCGAGGGATATG GGCTATTGACTTTTCCAGACGGGGCTCATGGTGTCCCACGAAATGAGGGATTGTTCGAAAACCACAAGCTGCAGAAAAGGGAGAAGTGTCCAGGAGTGGTGCAGCGGGCGCAGGCTTCAGCCACCAACGCTCGCAGTCTGGCACTATGA